The Megalops cyprinoides isolate fMegCyp1 chromosome 10, fMegCyp1.pri, whole genome shotgun sequence genome window below encodes:
- the LOC118784282 gene encoding 14-3-3 protein beta/alpha-A-like, with the protein MDKSMLVQKAKLAEQAERYDDMAASMKAVTEDGAELSNEERNLLSVAYKNVVGARRSSWRVVSSIEQKTEGSDKKQQMAKEYREKIEKELKEICNDVLGLLDNFLIPKASPAESKVFYLKMKGDYYRYLAEVAVGEEKDTIITNSQAAYQAAFEISKSDMQPTHPIRLGLALNFSVFYYEILNSPEQACKLAKTAFDEAIAELDTLNEDSYKDSTLIMQLLRDNLTLWTSDNQGDGEDTEEGRDN; encoded by the exons ATGGACAAGAGCATGCTAGTGCAGAAGGCCAAGCTGGCCGAGCAGGCGGAGCGCTACGACGACATGGCGGCCTCCATGAAGGCGGTGACGGAGGACGGCGCCGAGCTCTCCAACGAGGAGCGCAACCTGCTGTCGGTGGCCTACAAGAACGTTGTGGGCGCCCGCCGCTCCTCCTGGCGGGTGGTGTCCAGCATCGAGCAGAAGACCGAGGGCAGCGACAAGAAGCAGCAGATGGCCAAGGAGTACAGGGAAAAGATCGagaaggagctgaaggagatcTGCAACGACGTGCTG GGTCTCCTGGACAATTTCCTCATCCCCAAAGCCTCGCCAGCTGAAAGCAAAGTCTTCtacttgaaaatgaaaggagatTACTACCGCTACTTAGCCGAGGTGGCggtgggagaggagaaggaca CCATCATCACCAACTCGCAGGCAGCCTACCAGGCCGCCTTCGAAATCAGCAAGAGCGACATGCAGCCCACACACCCCATCCGCCTCGGCCTGGCCCTCAACTTCTCCGTCTTCTACTACGAGATCCTCAACTCGCCCGAGCAGGCCTGCAAGCTGGCCAAAACG GCTTTCGATGAGGCAATCGCAGAACTCGATACACTGAATGAAGATTCGTATAAAGACAGCACGTTGATCATGCAGCTACTGAGAGACAACTTGACA CTGTGGACCTCAGACAACCAGGGCGACGGCGAGGACACTGAAGAGGGGCGGGACAACTGA
- the znf706 gene encoding zinc finger protein 706, which yields MARGHQKIQSQQKNAKKQAEAKKSKGHDQKAAAKAALVYTCAVCRTQMPDPKTFKQHFESKHPKSPMPPELVGVEA from the exons ATGGCCCGCGGGCACCAGAAGATCCAGTCCCAGCAGAAGAATGCCAAGAAGCAGGCAGAGGCCAAGAAGAGCAAGGGGCATGACCAGAAGGCCGCTGCCAAGGCTGCCCTCGTGTACACCTGTGCGGTCTGTCGG ACACAGATGCCCGACCCGAAGACATTCAAGCAGCACTTCGAGAGCAAACACCCCAAGTCGCCCATGCCTCCTGAGCTGGTGGGTGTGGAGGCTTGA